A region of Deinococcus rubellus DNA encodes the following proteins:
- a CDS encoding DUF4388 domain-containing protein — MLRGDLTEFPLLNVLQMLTNGAASGRVHVSHPRGGDLWLQGGEVVHAEALTREGDDALDLLASVNGGEFTFDPAQPAPKRTVEMRRTSLLRHLSVSSDDWRELLRFFPYWDRPLTFTPRWSEQQPVTRSQFRTLNQVGKLPLGDLVAQSDLSPRATLELLRPFVQSGLVDSGARL, encoded by the coding sequence ATGTTGCGGGGCGACCTGACTGAATTTCCACTTCTGAACGTGCTCCAGATGCTGACCAACGGCGCGGCGAGCGGTAGGGTACACGTCTCGCATCCGCGCGGCGGCGATCTGTGGTTGCAGGGCGGCGAGGTCGTTCACGCCGAAGCGCTCACCCGTGAAGGCGACGATGCCCTCGATCTGCTGGCCTCGGTCAACGGCGGCGAGTTCACCTTCGACCCGGCGCAGCCTGCGCCCAAGCGCACTGTCGAGATGCGGCGCACATCGCTGCTGAGGCATCTCAGCGTCAGCAGCGACGACTGGCGCGAGTTGCTGCGCTTCTTTCCCTACTGGGACCGCCCGCTGACCTTCACACCGCGCTGGTCCGAACAGCAGCCGGTGACCCGCTCGCAGTTTCGCACCCTCAATCAGGTGGGCAAGCTGCCGCTGGGCGATCTGGTGGCCCAGAGCGATCTCTCGCCGCGCGCCACCCTGGAACTGCTGCGCCCTTTCGTGCAGTCGGGCCTGGTCGATTCCGGCGCACGCCTCTGA
- a CDS encoding LeuD/DmdB family oxidoreductase small subunit — MPRIWKFGDSVNTDDILPGKFAPFMAGEDLFQTYAFHYIRPEFAAEVRPGDVLIGGRNWGLGSSREYAPAALKKLGVGGIIAPSFARIHYRNLLNLGIPAFEADLLGSLNDGDEVTLDIETGRLTRSADTFQLTPPPAFLTEALKEGSILAFYKKHQRFPGEPPTPDQA; from the coding sequence ATGCCCCGTATCTGGAAATTCGGCGACAGCGTCAACACCGACGACATCCTGCCCGGCAAGTTCGCTCCATTCATGGCCGGTGAGGACCTGTTTCAGACCTACGCCTTTCACTACATCCGCCCAGAGTTCGCCGCCGAGGTGCGGCCCGGCGACGTGCTGATCGGAGGCCGCAACTGGGGCCTGGGCAGCAGCCGCGAGTACGCCCCGGCGGCCCTCAAGAAACTGGGGGTGGGCGGCATCATCGCGCCGAGCTTCGCCCGCATCCATTACCGCAACCTGCTCAACCTCGGCATTCCCGCCTTCGAGGCCGATCTGCTCGGTTCTCTCAACGACGGTGACGAGGTGACGCTCGATATTGAGACCGGTAGACTCACACGCAGCGCAGACACCTTTCAGCTGACCCCGCCGCCCGCCTTTCTGACCGAGGCGCTCAAGGAAGGCAGCATTCTGGCGTTCTACAAAAAGCACCAGCGCTTTCCCGGCGAGCCGCCCACTCCAGATCAGGCGTGA
- a CDS encoding zinc-ribbon domain-containing protein, with product MAILEIDCPVCGEVLELTGEDRSELEVGDAIVCENCNAEMEVVRNEGQDFEVELLGILTTCPNCHQEFDVTEEMLAAAPTVQDGSGQETSLVRCPHCQAGVELSFEEQPEDQLGT from the coding sequence ATGGCTATTCTGGAAATTGACTGCCCCGTTTGCGGGGAGGTGCTGGAACTCACCGGCGAGGACCGAAGCGAACTCGAAGTCGGTGACGCCATCGTCTGCGAGAACTGCAATGCCGAGATGGAAGTGGTCCGCAACGAGGGCCAGGATTTCGAGGTCGAACTGCTGGGCATTCTGACGACCTGTCCCAACTGCCACCAGGAATTCGACGTAACCGAGGAGATGCTGGCCGCCGCTCCCACCGTGCAGGACGGGAGCGGCCAGGAAACCAGCCTGGTGCGCTGCCCACACTGCCAGGCCGGGGTGGAGCTTTCGTTTGAGGAACAGCCGGAAGACCAACTCGGAACCTGA
- the lysW gene encoding lysine biosynthesis protein LysW codes for MATIKFESPESGAIIELDNPELGELVIDEDTGAELEVVSLDPPRLAPAPQEAEDWGE; via the coding sequence ATGGCAACCATCAAATTCGAAAGCCCCGAGAGCGGCGCGATCATCGAACTCGACAACCCCGAACTCGGCGAACTGGTCATTGACGAAGACACCGGCGCAGAGCTGGAAGTCGTCAGCCTCGACCCCCCGCGCCTGGCCCCGGCTCCGCAAGAAGCCGAGGACTGGGGAGAGTGA
- the lysX gene encoding lysine biosynthesis protein LysX has translation MAELAVLYDRVRPDEKMLFEALDGLGVPYDKVFTPQLSVTFPDGKNAGDQVPWKVALERCVSQSRGHAVTRALEGLGVRVINPSHVIELCGDKLATNAAMSRAGLPTPKTGVAFTPESALALIERIGYPVVMKPTVGSWGRMVSKLNDRDAAEAVIEHKDVLGGPQHQIFYVQELIQKPERDIRAFVVGGECIGAIYRTSEHWITNTARGAKASKCELTPEITELALRAAKAVEGEIVAIDLVEDPARGLLVIEINHTMEFKNSVSTTGVNIPRLMGEYAIRQLGQ, from the coding sequence ATGGCCGAACTTGCTGTTCTTTATGACCGCGTGCGCCCCGACGAGAAGATGCTCTTCGAAGCGCTCGACGGCCTCGGCGTGCCCTACGACAAGGTGTTCACGCCGCAACTGAGCGTGACCTTCCCCGACGGCAAGAACGCGGGCGATCAGGTGCCGTGGAAGGTGGCGCTGGAACGCTGCGTCTCGCAGTCGCGCGGCCACGCCGTGACGCGGGCGCTCGAAGGTTTGGGCGTGCGGGTCATCAACCCCAGCCACGTGATCGAGTTGTGCGGCGACAAGCTGGCGACCAACGCCGCCATGAGCCGGGCCGGGTTGCCGACGCCGAAAACCGGTGTGGCCTTCACGCCCGAGAGCGCCCTGGCACTGATCGAGCGCATCGGCTACCCGGTGGTCATGAAGCCCACGGTGGGCAGCTGGGGGCGGATGGTCAGCAAGCTCAATGACCGCGACGCCGCCGAAGCCGTGATCGAGCATAAGGACGTGCTGGGAGGCCCACAACACCAGATCTTTTATGTTCAGGAACTCATTCAGAAGCCCGAGCGCGATATCCGCGCCTTCGTGGTGGGCGGCGAGTGCATCGGAGCGATCTACCGCACCAGTGAACACTGGATCACCAACACGGCGCGCGGCGCGAAGGCCAGCAAGTGCGAGCTGACCCCGGAAATCACCGAGTTGGCCCTGCGGGCGGCCAAGGCGGTCGAGGGCGAGATCGTGGCGATTGATCTGGTGGAAGACCCAGCGCGGGGCCTGCTGGTCATCGAGATCAACCACACCATGGAATTCAAGAACTCGGTCAGCACCACCGGGGTCAACATTCCCCGCTTGATGGGCGAGTACGCCATCCGGCAGTTGGGGCAGTAG